The Microcella flavibacter DNA segment CGGGGCACGCCGATCCTCATCGCCGCTCCCCGCCCGCGCCGGGCTCCAGCGTGGGCGCGACCGCCGCCATGACCGGCCAGTGCAGGTGCACGACGGTGCCGCGACCGGGCGCCGAGCGCACGTCGGCGAGGCCGCCCGCGGAGGCCATGCGCTCGATGATCGAGCGGCGCACGCCGAGGCGCTCGCCGGGCACGAGCGCCGGATCGAACCCGGCGCCGGCATCCCCGATCTCGATCTCGATCGCGCCGCCCTGCACACCCGAGACCCGCAGCCAGCGGCGCACGTCCGGTCCGCCGGCGTGCTGCACCGAGTTCACCATCGACTGCACGGCGGCCGAGTAGAGCGCCTCGGCCTGGGCGGCCGGGATGATGCGGGTGTCGAGCGAGCGCACGCGGATCGAGATCGGCACCGACAGCTCGCGCGCGGCCGTGACGATGCGCTCGGCCACCTGGCGGAACCGCACCGTGCTGCCGTCGTCGGGCGTCGCCTGGGCCGCCTCTTCGAGGTGGCGCATCGCGTTCGTCGCCATGGTGGCCGCGAGCGCCCTCTCAGCGGGCGACGCGGCCCGGGCCGCGCTGATGAAGGTCGTCAGCACGCTGTCGTGCACGATCGCATCGACCTCGACCCGCTCGACCTCCGTCGCGTGCTGGCGAACGGCGTGCGCGTACCGCTCGAGGGCGTTGCCCTGCGCCTCATCGACCGAGGTCGCCGCGACCCGCGTCATCGTCACGATCACGAGCACCGCGCCGCCGAGGATGACGGCGAAGACGGCGTCGAACAGCCCGATCTCCCACGGACCGCCGCCGCCGTTGGGCGTCGCGCGAATGGTGCCGTAGATGAACGGCACGATGAACAGGTAGAGGGATGCTCCGCGCACGCGCAGCCCCACCGCGGCGCACGCCGTGGCCACCGTCGTCAGCTGGTACAGCCAGTGGTTGCCCGTCTGCGGCTCGATTACGAAGAACGGCCAGGTGATGAGCGCGATCACGTAGACGACGGCGACGACCCGGTGCGATCCGACGACGAACCGCTTCACGATCGAGCAGATCATGGCCAGCAGGATCGAGCCGAACACCGCCGCGACCGCGAGGGTCGACCAGAGCGGCTCGCTCAGCCCGAACTGCGCGGGGATGGTGAGCAGCGCCTGGAGGGCGAAGACGACCCCGAAGCCCGAGACCGAGCGGGAGAGCACCGTGTCGACGCGCTTGCGGCTCAGGGGCTGGCGCGGCAGCTTGGCCCCGAGGGGCGCGCGGAGGGCGGCGGGGGCCGCCTCAGGCGGAGTCATCACCGTCCGGGTCGAGCCCGGGGAGGATGCCGTCCTCCACCGCGCGACGCAGCAGGTCGACCTTGGTGGGGGCGGGACGACCGACCTCGACGTACTTCGCGCGGATGCGGTCGAGGTACTCGCGGGCCGTGGAGTAGCCGATGCCGAGCTGCTGGGCGGCGAGCTTGAGGGGCAGGCCCGAGGCGTAGAGGTGCAGGATCTCGCGCTCGCGACGGCCGAGCTGCGCCTTGGCGAAGTCGCGGTCGGCGTCGATCGCGCTCGCCCACTCCAGGTTGTTGAGCACGTCGCCACGGGCCACGGTCTCGGCGGCCGTGATGACCGTCTTCGTGGCCGAGGACTTCGGGATGACGCCGGCGGCGCCGGCGGCGAGCGCCTCGCGCACGCTCGCGACGCGGTCGGCGATCGAGTGCACGAGCACGGCCGACCCGGTGGCCTGCACGGCCTTGACGTTCTCGGTGACGCTCGAGCCGTCGCCGAGGCTGAGGTCGAGCACGACGACGTCGACCTCGCGCCCGGCGAGGCCCTCGACGAGCTCGGGAACGGTGGCGGCGGCGATGACGAAGTCGAAGCCGGCGTTGCCGAAGGCGGCCTGCAGCCCGAGGCGCACGGACTCGTGGTCGTCGACGACGGCGATGCGCACCGCTCTGCCTTCGGCTACGACCACGGACTGCACCCCCCACGCACGACTCTGGGGCACGCTCGGGTGGCGCGCCGCCCCCCATCGTAGTGGGAGGGGCGCGGCCGGGCCGCGCCGCCGCGCGGCGGCATCCCGCTAGTCGCGCACGAGTCGCGCGACGGCCTCGACGTGGTGCGTGTGCGGGAAGAGGTCGAAGGCGCGCAGGTGGTCGAGCCGGTAGCCGTGCTCGGCCGCGAGTGCGACGTCGCGCGCGAGCGCCACGGGGTCGCAGGCGACGTAGACGATCTGCGCCGGGGCGAGCCGGCCCAGGATGCCCATGACCTCGGTGCCCGCTCCCGAGCGCGGTGGATCGAGCACGACCGTCGCGGCGCGCAGGCGGTCGCGCTCGGCGGAGCTCGCGCTCTGCTCGGCATCGCGCAGCCACCGGTCGACCCGGGAGGTCTCGGCCGCTGCGCCCACCCAGTCGGAGAGGTTCTCGGCCGCGTGGTCGGTGGCGCGGGCATCCGACTCGACGCTCGTGATGCGCGTCGTCGGGCCGAAGCGGTCTCCGATCGCCGCCGCCAGCAGGCCGACGCCGCCGTAGAGGTCGAGGTTCGCCGCGCGCGGGTCGAACAGGGCGTCGTCGACGGCCTGCTGCACGGCCGCGCTCAGGGCGGTCGGGGCCTCGCGGTGCACCTGCCAGAAGCCGGTGTCGTCGAGCTGGAACTCGCGCTCGCCGACGCGCTCGCGGATGAGGCTCGGCTTCTGCTCGCCGAGCACGAGCCGGGCATCCCCCCGCGTCGGGGCCAGCACGTCGACCGTGGCCACGCCGGTGAAGCGCTCGGAGAACGGGGTCGCGGCCCGCACCGCGGCCGAGGCCAGCGGCACCTCCTGCACGGGGATCACCGAGTGCGAGCGGCTCGCCATCGGGCCGATGCGACCCTCGTCGTCGACGTGCAGGCGGATGCGCGTGCGCCAGCCGAGACCGTTGGCGGCGTGATCGCCGGCCATCTGCTCGACCTTGACGTCGCTGGTGATGCCGGCCATGCGCTGCAGCGCCTCGGCGAGCACCTGGCGCTTGAGCTCGCGCTGGTGGGAGAGCGCGATGTGGCCGAACTCGGCCCCGCCCGCCCGGCTGCGGGGGTCGCGGTCGATCGAGGCGGCGGCCCAGACGTGGTCGCGGCGGTGCTCGCTCGGCTCGACGACGCGCACGGCGTCGGCGCGCCAGAAGCTCTTCTTGCGGTCGTCGCTGATGCGCGCGACCACCGTCTCGCCCGGCACCGCGTCGGTCACGAAGACGACGCGGCCGTCGAGCCGGCCCACGGCGATGCCGCCGTGCGCGATCTTGCTAACCTCGACCTCGACCTCGCGGCCGATGAATTCACCCATGCGCCCAGCCTAGGTTCCCGGCTCACGGCACGGCGCCGGGCGGCGCTCGACCGGCAGGAGCCGCATGCGCCTCTACCTCGCCTCCACCTCGCCCGCGCGCCTCGCCACGCTGCGCGCCGTCGGCATCGAGCCCGTGACGATCGCCCCGGGCGTCGACGAGGAGGCGGCGGTCGCTGCGGCCGCTCCGCTCACGGCGCCCGAGATGGTGCAGCTGCTCGCGCGCCTCAAGGCCGAGGCCGTGCTCGGCTCCGCCTCCCTGCCGGCGCACGAGATCGACGGCTTCATCCTCGGCGGCGACTCGGCCTTCGAGCTCGACGGCGCCGTGCACGGCAAGCCGCACCGTCCCGAGGTCGCGCGCGAGCGGTGGCTGCGCCAGCGCGGGCGCAGCGGCGTGCTGCACTCCGGCCACTGGCTCATCGACCACCGCGGGGGCGCCGTGCGGGGGGCCGTCGGGCGGCCGGCCCAGGCGCTCGTGCAGTTCGCGCAGGACATCGACGAGGCCGAGATCGACGCCTACATCGCCACCGGCGAGCCGCTGAAGGTCGCCGGCGCCTTCACCATCGACTCGAAGGGGGCGGCCTTCATCGACCGCATCGAAGGGGACCCGCACGCCGTGGTCGGGCTCTCGGTGCCCCTCGTGCGCACCCTCGTGCACGAGCTCGGCGGCCGGTGGACGGAGCTCTGGAACCGCTGACGCCCGCTGTGGGCTCCTGCAAGGCATCGGCCGTGCTTTTGTGCGGGTGGCCCAACCGCCGCCGGTCGAGCGCGCCCCTAGGGTAGAGAACCATGGCCCGCATCACGAAGGTTCTCATCGCCAACCGCGGGGAGATCGCCGTCCGCGTCATCCGCGCCGCCCGCGACGCCCGCATCGGCACCGTCGCCGTCTACGCCGATCAGGATCGGGATGCCCGGCACGTGAAGCTCGCCGACGAGGCGTACGCGCTCGACGGCTCGACGAGCGCCGAGACCTACCTCGTGATCGAGAAGCTGCTGTCGATCGCCCGCCGCTCCGGCGCCGACGCCGTGCACCCGGGCTACGGCTTCCTCGCCGAGAACCCCGACTTCGCCCGCGCCGTCATCGCCGCCGGCCTCACCTGGATCGGGCCGTCGCCCGACGCGATCGAGCAGCTCGGCGACAAGGTCAGCGCCCGGCACATCGCCGAGCGCGTCGGCGCCCCGCTCGCCCCGGGCACGCTCAACCCCGTCGCCGACGCCTCCGAGGTGCTCGACTTCGTCGACGTGCACGGCCTGCCCGTCGCCATC contains these protein-coding regions:
- a CDS encoding sensor histidine kinase, translating into MTPPEAAPAALRAPLGAKLPRQPLSRKRVDTVLSRSVSGFGVVFALQALLTIPAQFGLSEPLWSTLAVAAVFGSILLAMICSIVKRFVVGSHRVVAVVYVIALITWPFFVIEPQTGNHWLYQLTTVATACAAVGLRVRGASLYLFIVPFIYGTIRATPNGGGGPWEIGLFDAVFAVILGGAVLVIVTMTRVAATSVDEAQGNALERYAHAVRQHATEVERVEVDAIVHDSVLTTFISAARAASPAERALAATMATNAMRHLEEAAQATPDDGSTVRFRQVAERIVTAARELSVPISIRVRSLDTRIIPAAQAEALYSAAVQSMVNSVQHAGGPDVRRWLRVSGVQGGAIEIEIGDAGAGFDPALVPGERLGVRRSIIERMASAGGLADVRSAPGRGTVVHLHWPVMAAVAPTLEPGAGGERR
- a CDS encoding response regulator transcription factor yields the protein MVVAEGRAVRIAVVDDHESVRLGLQAAFGNAGFDFVIAAATVPELVEGLAGREVDVVVLDLSLGDGSSVTENVKAVQATGSAVLVHSIADRVASVREALAAGAAGVIPKSSATKTVITAAETVARGDVLNNLEWASAIDADRDFAKAQLGRREREILHLYASGLPLKLAAQQLGIGYSTAREYLDRIRAKYVEVGRPAPTKVDLLRRAVEDGILPGLDPDGDDSA
- a CDS encoding class I SAM-dependent RNA methyltransferase; amino-acid sequence: MGEFIGREVEVEVSKIAHGGIAVGRLDGRVVFVTDAVPGETVVARISDDRKKSFWRADAVRVVEPSEHRRDHVWAAASIDRDPRSRAGGAEFGHIALSHQRELKRQVLAEALQRMAGITSDVKVEQMAGDHAANGLGWRTRIRLHVDDEGRIGPMASRSHSVIPVQEVPLASAAVRAATPFSERFTGVATVDVLAPTRGDARLVLGEQKPSLIRERVGEREFQLDDTGFWQVHREAPTALSAAVQQAVDDALFDPRAANLDLYGGVGLLAAAIGDRFGPTTRITSVESDARATDHAAENLSDWVGAAAETSRVDRWLRDAEQSASSAERDRLRAATVVLDPPRSGAGTEVMGILGRLAPAQIVYVACDPVALARDVALAAEHGYRLDHLRAFDLFPHTHHVEAVARLVRD
- a CDS encoding Maf family protein, encoding MRLYLASTSPARLATLRAVGIEPVTIAPGVDEEAAVAAAAPLTAPEMVQLLARLKAEAVLGSASLPAHEIDGFILGGDSAFELDGAVHGKPHRPEVARERWLRQRGRSGVLHSGHWLIDHRGGAVRGAVGRPAQALVQFAQDIDEAEIDAYIATGEPLKVAGAFTIDSKGAAFIDRIEGDPHAVVGLSVPLVRTLVHELGGRWTELWNR